From the genome of Streptacidiphilus rugosus AM-16, one region includes:
- a CDS encoding sugar phosphate isomerase/epimerase family protein — protein sequence MELLSLNTATTKHWTLAEAVAGCVEAGISGIGLWRDRVAEAGLDRAARLVREAGLTVTSLCRGGFFTGPGSDADNRRAVDEAAALGADTLVLVCGGLPEGSRDLPAARRRVAAGIAALAPYAEAHGVKPAIEPLHPMFCADRAVVSTLGQALDLAEAAGHGTGVVVDTYHVWWDPELETQLARAGAAGLIHAFQVCDWLLPLPADALLGRGHVGDGSIDVPRIAGLVAEAGYGGWTEVEIFNQEIWDTPGAETLRTLTDRHRRHLARGARR from the coding sequence CTGGAACTGCTCTCCCTCAACACGGCGACCACCAAGCACTGGACACTCGCCGAGGCCGTCGCCGGATGCGTCGAGGCGGGCATCTCCGGCATCGGACTCTGGCGCGACCGGGTCGCCGAAGCCGGGCTCGACCGGGCGGCGCGGCTGGTGCGCGAGGCCGGACTGACCGTCACCAGCCTCTGCCGCGGCGGTTTCTTCACCGGCCCGGGGTCCGACGCGGACAACCGGCGCGCCGTCGACGAGGCGGCCGCGCTCGGCGCCGACACCCTGGTCCTGGTCTGCGGGGGGCTGCCCGAGGGCAGCCGCGACCTGCCTGCCGCCCGGCGCCGGGTCGCCGCGGGGATCGCCGCCCTGGCTCCCTACGCCGAGGCCCACGGCGTGAAGCCGGCGATCGAGCCGCTGCACCCGATGTTCTGCGCGGACCGCGCCGTGGTCTCCACCCTGGGACAGGCGCTCGACCTGGCCGAGGCCGCCGGACACGGCACCGGAGTCGTCGTCGACACCTACCACGTCTGGTGGGACCCGGAGCTGGAGACCCAGCTCGCCCGCGCGGGCGCGGCCGGACTAATCCACGCCTTCCAGGTCTGCGACTGGCTGCTGCCGCTCCCCGCCGACGCGTTGCTGGGCCGCGGCCACGTCGGCGACGGCTCGATCGACGTTCCCCGCATCGCCGGACTCGTCGCCGAGGCCGGCTACGGGGGCTGGACCGAGGTCGAGATCTTCAACCAGGAGATCTGGGACACCCCCGGCGCGGAGACCCTGCGGACCCTGACCGACCGCCACCGCCGCCATCTCGCCCGGGGAGCGCGCCGATGA
- a CDS encoding dihydrodipicolinate synthase family protein, which translates to MSSLLLPLDGVATRYELPHVPSPLATLPATAPPARSRTVFAAAHVVADPTRPNGPGLPAALDWEATLAFRRHLWSLGLGVADAMDTAQRGMGLDWPATRELVARTGAAARDLGGLLACGVGTDQLGAVTAGDAHSLKTIVSAYEEQWEVVENAGARVVLMASRALARTAAGRPEDYAEVYGRLLAQSAQPVILHWLGTAFDPALEGYWGSDDLDRATELVLGIVRDHADKVDGIKVSLLDADREIALRRALPDGVRLYTGDDFHYPELILGDERGFSHALLGVFDPLARHAAAALDALDRGDTDRYRAVLEPTVPLARHVFAAPTRHYKTGVVLLAHLAGHQDHFTMVGGQQDSRDVAHLARLFVLAAEAGALPDPDLAAARMRAFLRTKGFDQ; encoded by the coding sequence GTGTCCTCCCTCCTGCTGCCGCTCGACGGCGTCGCCACCCGCTACGAACTGCCCCACGTCCCGTCCCCGCTCGCGACACTGCCCGCCACCGCGCCGCCCGCCCGCAGCCGGACCGTCTTCGCCGCCGCGCACGTCGTCGCCGACCCGACCCGGCCGAACGGTCCCGGGCTTCCCGCCGCCCTCGACTGGGAGGCCACACTCGCGTTCCGGCGCCACCTGTGGTCACTCGGTCTCGGCGTCGCCGACGCCATGGACACCGCCCAGCGCGGCATGGGCCTCGACTGGCCCGCCACTCGCGAACTCGTCGCACGCACCGGCGCCGCGGCGCGCGACCTCGGCGGCCTGCTCGCCTGCGGTGTGGGCACCGACCAACTGGGCGCGGTGACCGCCGGTGACGCTCATTCGCTCAAGACGATCGTCTCCGCCTACGAGGAGCAGTGGGAGGTCGTCGAGAACGCCGGCGCGCGGGTGGTGCTGATGGCCAGCCGGGCCCTGGCCCGCACCGCCGCCGGACGTCCCGAGGACTACGCGGAGGTCTACGGCCGGCTGCTGGCCCAGTCGGCGCAGCCGGTGATCCTGCACTGGCTCGGCACCGCCTTCGACCCGGCGCTCGAGGGGTACTGGGGCTCGGACGACCTCGACCGCGCCACCGAGCTGGTGCTCGGGATCGTCCGCGACCACGCCGACAAGGTCGACGGCATCAAGGTGTCGCTGCTCGACGCCGACCGGGAGATCGCGCTGCGCCGGGCGCTCCCCGACGGCGTGCGCCTCTACACCGGGGACGACTTCCACTATCCGGAGCTGATCCTGGGAGACGAGCGGGGCTTCAGCCACGCGCTGCTCGGCGTCTTCGACCCGCTGGCCCGCCACGCCGCCGCCGCGCTGGACGCGCTGGACCGCGGCGACACCGACCGCTACCGGGCGGTCCTCGAACCGACCGTGCCGCTGGCCAGGCACGTCTTCGCCGCGCCGACCCGCCACTACAAGACCGGCGTCGTCCTCCTGGCCCATCTGGCGGGCCACCAGGACCACTTCACCATGGTCGGCGGCCAGCAGGACAGCCGCGACGTCGCCCATCTGGCCCGGCTCTTCGTCCTCGCCGCCGAGGCGGGCGCGCTGCCGGACCCGGATCTCGCCGCCGCCCGGATGCGCGCCTTCCTCCGTACGAAGGGCTTCGACCAGTGA
- a CDS encoding LacI family DNA-binding transcriptional regulator codes for MANPRSRTRPARTGGGVTLLQVAEHAGVSLATASRVLHGSGTRTVGEELRRRVESAAEELRYISNAPAQALARSTSSVVGLVVHDVADPYFGAIAAGAMRAAREQRLLVMIAATFREPGLELEYLRGLRAQRARAVILAGSGTVDAAVTERLAEETAGFEADGGRVVCIGDRGPDLDTVAMANRSGGGLAVRGLWELGHRRIGVVSGPDDLLTVRHRLDGARRALRALGAPLDPGAVRSGDFTREGGRQAAVRLLTERPELTGVLVLNDVMAAGALAGLRDDLGLSVPEQVSVVGFDDVPFAVDLRPALSTVRLPLEEAGEAALRLVLEPGADVPRQVELPAELILRESTGPAPR; via the coding sequence ATGGCGAATCCACGGTCAAGGACCCGTCCGGCCCGCACCGGCGGAGGCGTGACGCTGCTGCAGGTGGCCGAGCACGCGGGCGTCTCGCTGGCGACCGCGTCGCGGGTGCTCCACGGCAGCGGAACCAGGACCGTCGGGGAGGAGCTGCGGCGGCGGGTCGAGTCGGCGGCCGAGGAGCTGCGCTACATCTCCAACGCCCCGGCCCAGGCGCTCGCGCGCTCGACCAGCTCGGTGGTGGGTCTGGTCGTCCACGACGTCGCCGACCCGTACTTCGGCGCGATCGCGGCCGGGGCGATGCGGGCCGCGCGGGAGCAGCGCCTGCTGGTCATGATCGCCGCCACCTTCCGCGAGCCGGGCCTGGAGCTGGAGTACCTGCGGGGACTGCGGGCCCAGCGCGCCCGCGCGGTGATCCTGGCCGGCAGCGGCACGGTCGACGCAGCGGTGACGGAACGGCTGGCGGAGGAGACCGCCGGCTTCGAGGCCGACGGCGGCCGGGTCGTCTGCATCGGCGATCGCGGTCCTGACCTGGACACCGTGGCCATGGCCAACCGGTCGGGCGGCGGGCTGGCGGTGCGCGGTCTGTGGGAGCTGGGGCACCGGCGGATCGGGGTGGTCTCCGGTCCGGACGACCTGCTGACGGTGCGCCACCGGCTCGACGGGGCGCGTCGCGCGCTGCGTGCGCTGGGTGCGCCGCTGGATCCCGGGGCGGTGCGCTCCGGGGACTTCACCCGCGAGGGCGGGCGGCAGGCCGCGGTTCGGCTGCTGACCGAGCGGCCCGAGCTGACGGGCGTGCTGGTGCTGAACGACGTCATGGCGGCGGGCGCGTTGGCGGGGCTCAGGGACGACCTCGGGCTCTCCGTGCCGGAGCAGGTGTCGGTCGTCGGTTTCGACGACGTGCCGTTCGCGGTGGATCTGCGCCCGGCGCTCAGCACGGTCCGGCTGCCGCTGGAGGAGGCGGGCGAGGCGGCGCTGCGGCTCGTCCTGGAGCCGGGCGCGGACGTGCCGCGGCAGGTCGAGCTGCCCGCGGAACTGATCCTCAGGGAGAGCACGGGGCCGGCGCCCCGGTAG
- a CDS encoding polysaccharide lyase family 8 super-sandwich domain-containing protein, which translates to MQSRSTTPAAHSDAPVPHPLSRRRFLQLGAAVTALTAGGLLGAAAPAEAADAYDALRARWLQLLTGTGFDPTAAPFAAMLGTIGSQAATDLAAMAPTGGSLWPDLPIGTVSANVTTSYARLRTMALAYVQPGTGQTGSATLASAVSTGLDWMQAHAYTPTTTTYDNWWDWQIGSPEQLEDICVLMYAQLTSAQIANYCSAVDHFVPDSAVAAYSGTSTGANRVDLCHVLALRGVLGRSSAKLTTAQAALSPVFPYVLNGDGLYADGSFIQHTYLPYTGSYGAVLLGGVASLLYLLSGSGWAVTDPGVQNLYDSVARAYAPFLFNGLVMDGVSGRAISRGVQLSDPLRIQQDDHTRGHGLINGILLLADAGVAPAAQTASWKGMVKGWVQRDYYSPMLDDRTAGIPGLARAQTLVNDATVTAAAEPVGAQVFGMDRAVFRRAGWAASVSMASARTTYYETGNGENLRGWHTDEGMLYWWGAGYGNGQYSDAFWPTVDPYRLPGTTVSTVALADGAGGAWGASHPAAVWVGGATDGSYAAVGQDLRGLSSTITGKKSWFFFDDSVMCLGAGISCTDGVPVETVIDNRNLGANGTHALTVDGTAQPTTLGWSNTFTGAQSIVVSGFGGYVFPGGATVHALREARTGAWSDINTGADTTALTRRYLTLWFAHGTDPGSAGYSYLLMPGADAAAAAARAASPQVTVVANTAAVQAVSDGASGVTAANFYAAGSAGPITVSAPASVLMREQSGTLTVAVSDPSRTAATVQVTIARSGYLSAAPGQGVTVLGTSGGVTLLVEVGGAHGASRTVTLTTSGTAPAPGTAVLLAPTADTYVRDGSAYAGVNYGTATTLVVKNTDTSGSGYSRQALLSFDVSQLGGAVGRAVLWLYGQVQDSGGTLTTVQAFASGADTWTETGVTWSSAPALGAALGTGRISSAYDWVGLDVTAAVAAALPGAGGDGKVSLTVFGPLGAAGLAAVFNSRENAADRPVLEVVTHP; encoded by the coding sequence ATGCAGAGCCGCTCCACCACCCCCGCAGCCCACTCCGACGCTCCCGTCCCGCACCCGCTCAGCCGCCGCCGTTTCCTGCAGCTCGGCGCCGCCGTCACGGCGCTCACGGCCGGCGGCCTGCTCGGTGCGGCCGCACCCGCCGAGGCGGCCGACGCGTACGACGCACTGCGCGCCCGCTGGCTGCAACTGCTCACCGGCACCGGATTCGACCCCACCGCCGCGCCCTTCGCCGCCATGCTCGGCACGATCGGCAGCCAGGCGGCCACGGACCTCGCCGCCATGGCCCCCACCGGCGGATCGCTCTGGCCCGACCTGCCGATCGGGACCGTCTCGGCCAACGTCACCACCAGCTACGCCCGGCTGCGGACCATGGCGCTGGCCTACGTCCAGCCGGGCACCGGACAGACCGGCAGCGCCACCCTGGCCTCGGCGGTCTCCACCGGCCTGGACTGGATGCAGGCCCACGCCTACACGCCGACCACCACCACGTACGACAACTGGTGGGACTGGCAGATCGGCAGCCCGGAGCAGCTGGAGGACATCTGCGTGCTCATGTACGCGCAGCTGACCTCCGCCCAGATCGCGAACTACTGCTCCGCCGTCGACCACTTCGTGCCCGACTCCGCCGTCGCCGCCTACAGCGGCACCAGCACCGGGGCCAACCGCGTCGACCTGTGCCACGTGCTCGCGCTGCGCGGCGTGCTGGGCCGGAGCTCGGCCAAGCTGACCACCGCGCAGGCGGCGCTCTCGCCGGTCTTCCCCTACGTGCTGAACGGCGACGGCCTGTACGCGGACGGCTCGTTCATCCAGCACACCTACCTGCCCTACACCGGCAGTTACGGCGCGGTGCTGCTGGGCGGCGTCGCGTCGCTGCTCTACCTGCTGTCGGGCTCCGGCTGGGCGGTCACCGACCCCGGCGTGCAGAACCTCTACGACTCGGTCGCCCGCGCCTACGCGCCGTTCCTCTTCAACGGGCTGGTCATGGACGGGGTGTCCGGACGGGCGATCAGCCGGGGCGTGCAGCTCAGCGACCCGCTGCGGATCCAGCAGGACGACCACACCCGCGGCCACGGACTGATCAACGGGATCCTGCTGCTCGCCGACGCCGGCGTCGCGCCCGCCGCGCAGACGGCGAGCTGGAAGGGCATGGTCAAGGGCTGGGTGCAGCGTGACTACTACAGCCCGATGCTCGATGACCGGACCGCGGGGATACCCGGCCTCGCACGGGCCCAGACGCTGGTGAACGACGCGACGGTCACGGCCGCCGCCGAGCCGGTCGGCGCCCAGGTCTTCGGCATGGACCGGGCCGTGTTCCGCCGGGCCGGCTGGGCCGCCTCGGTGAGCATGGCCAGCGCCAGGACCACCTACTACGAGACGGGCAACGGCGAGAACCTCAGGGGCTGGCACACCGACGAAGGGATGCTCTACTGGTGGGGCGCCGGCTACGGCAACGGCCAGTACTCCGACGCCTTCTGGCCCACGGTCGACCCGTACCGCCTCCCCGGCACGACGGTGTCCACGGTGGCCCTGGCCGACGGGGCGGGCGGCGCTTGGGGGGCCTCGCACCCGGCCGCGGTGTGGGTCGGCGGTGCGACGGACGGCAGCTATGCCGCGGTCGGCCAGGACCTGCGCGGACTGAGCAGCACGATCACCGGGAAGAAGTCGTGGTTCTTCTTCGACGACTCGGTCATGTGCCTGGGGGCGGGGATCAGCTGCACCGACGGGGTTCCGGTCGAGACGGTGATCGACAACCGCAACCTCGGCGCGAACGGCACCCATGCGCTCACCGTCGACGGAACCGCCCAGCCGACCACGCTGGGCTGGTCGAACACCTTCACCGGTGCGCAGTCGATCGTCGTCTCCGGCTTCGGCGGCTACGTGTTCCCTGGCGGGGCGACGGTCCATGCGCTGCGCGAGGCCAGGACCGGAGCCTGGTCCGACATCAACACCGGGGCCGACACCACCGCGTTGACGCGCCGCTATCTGACCCTCTGGTTCGCCCACGGCACCGACCCGGGCAGCGCCGGCTACAGCTATCTGCTGATGCCGGGCGCCGACGCGGCAGCAGCCGCCGCCCGGGCCGCGTCACCGCAGGTCACGGTGGTGGCCAACACGGCGGCCGTGCAGGCGGTGAGCGACGGCGCCTCGGGCGTCACGGCAGCCAACTTCTACGCGGCGGGCAGCGCGGGGCCGATCACCGTCTCGGCGCCCGCGTCCGTGCTGATGCGCGAACAGAGCGGCACGCTGACCGTGGCGGTGAGCGATCCTTCGCGGACCGCGGCGACGGTCCAGGTCACCATCGCCCGCTCCGGTTACCTCTCGGCGGCGCCCGGCCAGGGTGTGACCGTGCTGGGCACCTCGGGCGGGGTCACGCTGCTGGTGGAGGTCGGCGGCGCGCACGGGGCGAGCCGCACGGTCACCCTCACCACCTCGGGCACCGCGCCCGCGCCGGGGACGGCGGTGCTGCTCGCGCCGACCGCGGACACCTACGTGCGCGACGGGTCCGCCTACGCCGGCGTCAACTACGGCACCGCGACGACGCTGGTGGTGAAGAACACCGACACCTCCGGGTCCGGCTACAGCAGGCAGGCGCTGCTCTCCTTCGACGTGTCGCAGCTGGGCGGCGCCGTCGGCCGGGCGGTGCTCTGGCTCTACGGGCAGGTCCAGGACAGCGGCGGCACCCTCACCACCGTGCAGGCCTTCGCCTCGGGCGCGGACACCTGGACCGAGACCGGCGTGACCTGGAGCTCCGCGCCAGCCCTTGGCGCGGCGCTGGGCACCGGCCGGATCTCCAGCGCCTACGACTGGGTGGGTCTGGACGTCACCGCCGCCGTGGCGGCGGCCCTGCCTGGGGCGGGCGGGGACGGGAAGGTGTCGCTCACGGTCTTCGGGCCGCTCGGCGCGGCGGGTCTCGCGGCGGTGTTCAACAGCCGCGAGAACGCCGCCGACCGTCCGGTGCTGGAGGTGGTCACGCACCCCTGA
- a CDS encoding Gfo/Idh/MocA family protein: MTHRSIGIVMNGVTGRMGYRQHLVRSVLALREQGGLALPDGTVVMPEPVLVGRSEEKLRAIAERHGLTRWTTDLDAALADPANEIYFDAQLTQVREKSLRAAIAAGKHVYTEKPSADSLDAALSLARAARDAGVKNGVVQDKLFLPGLLKLKRLVDSGFFGRILSVRGEFGYWVFEGDWQQAQRPSWNYRAEDGGGMVLDMFPHWHYVLERVFAPVRSVYAQATTHIAERWDERGQVYRATADDAAYGVFELDGGVIAQINSSWAVRVDRDELVEFQVDGTEGSAVAGLRNCRIQHRGTTPKPVWNPDLPATEPFRSQWQQVPDNQEFDNGFKVQWERFLAHVVADAPFPHDLLAGAKGVQLAELGLRSSREGRRLDVPDLSL; the protein is encoded by the coding sequence ATGACACACAGGTCCATCGGCATCGTGATGAACGGCGTCACCGGGCGCATGGGCTACCGCCAGCACCTGGTGCGCTCCGTCCTCGCCCTGCGCGAGCAAGGCGGACTCGCCCTCCCCGACGGCACGGTGGTCATGCCCGAACCGGTCCTGGTCGGCCGCAGCGAGGAGAAGCTGCGCGCGATCGCCGAGCGACACGGGCTCACCCGCTGGACCACCGACCTCGACGCCGCCCTGGCCGACCCCGCCAACGAGATCTACTTCGACGCCCAGCTCACCCAGGTCCGCGAGAAGTCGCTGCGTGCGGCGATCGCCGCGGGCAAGCACGTCTACACCGAGAAGCCCAGCGCCGACTCCCTGGACGCGGCCCTGTCCCTGGCCCGCGCGGCCCGCGACGCCGGGGTGAAGAACGGCGTCGTCCAGGACAAGCTCTTCCTGCCCGGCCTGTTGAAGCTGAAGCGCCTGGTGGACAGCGGCTTCTTCGGCCGGATCCTGTCCGTGCGCGGCGAGTTCGGCTACTGGGTCTTCGAGGGAGACTGGCAGCAGGCGCAGCGGCCCTCCTGGAACTACCGGGCCGAGGACGGCGGCGGCATGGTGCTCGACATGTTCCCGCACTGGCACTACGTGCTGGAGCGGGTCTTCGCCCCGGTCCGCTCGGTCTACGCCCAGGCCACCACCCACATCGCGGAGCGCTGGGACGAGCGCGGACAGGTCTACCGCGCCACCGCCGACGACGCCGCCTACGGGGTGTTCGAACTCGACGGCGGCGTGATCGCACAGATCAACTCCTCCTGGGCGGTCAGGGTCGACCGGGACGAGCTGGTCGAGTTCCAGGTCGACGGCACCGAGGGCAGCGCCGTCGCCGGTCTGCGCAACTGCCGGATCCAGCACCGCGGCACCACGCCCAAGCCGGTGTGGAACCCGGACCTGCCGGCCACCGAGCCGTTCCGCTCCCAGTGGCAGCAGGTGCCGGACAACCAGGAGTTCGACAACGGCTTCAAGGTCCAGTGGGAGCGGTTCCTGGCCCATGTCGTCGCCGACGCACCGTTCCCCCACGACCTGCTCGCGGGCGCCAAGGGCGTGCAACTGGCCGAACTCGGACTGCGCTCCTCCCGCGAGGGCCGCCGCCTGGACGTCCCCGACCTCAGCCTCTGA